A single Biomphalaria glabrata chromosome 2, xgBioGlab47.1, whole genome shotgun sequence DNA region contains:
- the LOC106060031 gene encoding uncharacterized protein LOC106060031 isoform X4, whose product MMGCSKYVSKTLFRGGQLVLLLGAICYVVALSTANWVVRPKIDSVRRNINLTETKVVSNFGIFRACRQIASDKGDNDSDDCGDITDTIPSISPHAAKYVQFAMVVAGIFYGTSLVLEIVQVLPIQKYPNFLAENRVVELFSSIATVLILQGILIFAGEVKNKAQRVAGQEDEKPGWSFIVALIGLILSIIGLLLVTMFRELPFPEAGIKGGSWLNRNESSK is encoded by the exons ATGATGGGCTGTTCAAAGTATGTAAGCAAGACCCTATTCAGGGGAGGACAACTTGTGCTgttacttggagctatttgttACGTAGTAGCTTTATCCACAGCCAACTGGGTGGTCAGACCTAAAATAGACAGCGTTAGACGAAACATCAACTTAACAGAG acCAAAGTGGTTTCAAACTTCGGCATTTTCCGAGCGTGCCGACAGATTGCTTCGGATAAAGGTGACAACGACAGTGACGATTGTGGAGACATTACCGACACCATCCCATCCATTA GTCCTCACGCAGCCAAATACGTCCAGTTCGCTATGGTGGTTGCCGGTATTTTTTATGGAACTTCACTTGTATTAGAAATAGTGCAAGTTCTACCAATCCAGAAATATCCAAACTTTCTTGCAGAGAATCGAGTTGTCGAGCTATTTTCAAGCATTGCAA CTGTGTTGATACTTCAAGGAATTCTTATATTCGCTGGTGAAGTGAAAAACAAAGCACAGCGTGTGGCAGGTCAAGAAGATGAAAAGCCTGGATGGTCATTTATAGTAGCACTCATTGGTCTGATTCTGAGTATTATTGGCTTACTTTTGGTCACTATGTTCAGAGAGTTGCCTTTTCCTGAGGCAGGAATCAAAGGTGGTTCTTGGTTAAACAGAAATGAAAGCAGCaaataa
- the LOC129924635 gene encoding mitochondrial import receptor subunit TOM22 homolog, with amino-acid sequence MADQPSKKAIEEDDEDLDEDESLSERLIGLTEMFPETFRKSCQCACYLLSSVTKNSLYVLRSALWIASSSAVILVLPVIFESERAQQHEEQLQQQRQILLGPNAAVSGTGGSNNLLPGMGMVPPPRSSA; translated from the exons ATGGCTGACCAACCGTCCAAGAAAGCTATCGAAGAAGACGACGAAGACCTGGACGAA GATGAAAGTCTATCAGAAAGGTTGATTGGCTtgacagaaatgtttcctgaaaCCTTCAGAAAGTCTTGTCAGTGTGCTTGCTATCTTTTATCATCAGTTACCAAAAATAGTCTTTATGTACTACGTAGTGCATTATGGATTGCTAGCTCCTCTGCGGTTATTCTTGTCCTACCTGTGATATTTGAATCGGAGAGGGCTCAACAACATGAAGAACAACTGCAGCAACAGAGACAG ATTTTGCTTGGACCTAATGCAGCTGTATCAGGGACTGGAGGAAGCAACAATCTTTTACCTGGAATGGGTATGGTACCACCACCAAGGTCAAGTGCGTAA